One Dethiosulfovibrio faecalis DNA window includes the following coding sequences:
- a CDS encoding TRAP transporter substrate-binding protein has protein sequence MINGKRGFMFLGLAAALTVLLGFAGESMAAKKYTLQLAGAYPSTGGTPRALATEKIKELVEAKSEGNITVNIYLDSQLGGDREILEGCQFGDISMVAQTTAPQVAFIPELAVFDIPMLFDDLDVARKTFVGPFRAELNKWYEKAGLKLLLFEPIYYRETTSSRALEKIDDFKGLKIRTMENEYHMAFWKALGANPTPLNFAELYVALQQGLVDAQENPYEIIWASKFYEVQKYLTNTHHIAFILSVTMNKDMYDGMPDDYKAIIDESMKEASDFLFDLAKSKNDEMLASLEKVGMNIQDPNAELKADLKKAAATVENMIRKNVGDDVVDSIVKATEAAKK, from the coding sequence ATGATCAACGGTAAACGTGGTTTCATGTTCCTAGGTCTGGCGGCGGCTCTGACTGTTCTTCTCGGATTTGCCGGAGAGAGCATGGCGGCGAAAAAGTACACTCTTCAGCTGGCAGGAGCTTATCCTTCCACAGGAGGCACTCCCAGGGCTTTGGCTACCGAGAAGATAAAGGAACTCGTCGAGGCCAAATCCGAGGGCAACATCACAGTCAACATCTATCTGGACAGCCAGCTAGGCGGCGACAGAGAGATCCTCGAGGGTTGCCAGTTCGGCGACATCTCCATGGTAGCTCAGACCACCGCTCCCCAGGTTGCCTTCATACCCGAACTGGCTGTCTTCGACATCCCCATGCTGTTCGACGATCTCGACGTGGCCAGAAAGACCTTCGTCGGACCCTTCAGGGCCGAGCTGAACAAATGGTACGAGAAGGCGGGCCTCAAACTGCTCCTCTTCGAGCCCATCTACTACAGAGAGACGACCAGCAGCAGAGCGCTGGAGAAAATAGACGACTTCAAGGGACTCAAGATACGTACCATGGAGAACGAGTATCACATGGCTTTCTGGAAGGCTCTCGGAGCCAACCCCACCCCTCTCAACTTCGCCGAGCTTTACGTGGCACTTCAGCAGGGACTGGTCGACGCTCAGGAGAACCCCTACGAGATCATATGGGCCAGCAAGTTCTACGAGGTGCAGAAATACCTCACGAACACCCACCACATAGCGTTTATACTCAGCGTTACGATGAACAAGGATATGTACGACGGCATGCCCGACGACTACAAGGCCATCATCGACGAGAGCATGAAAGAGGCCTCCGACTTCCTCTTCGACCTGGCCAAGTCCAAGAACGACGAGATGCTGGCCTCCCTCGAGAAGGTTGGCATGAACATCCAAGATCCGAATGCCGAGCTCAAGGCGGATCTGAAGAAGGCAGCCGCCACGGTAGAGAACATGATCCGTAAGAACGTGGGAGACGACGTGGTGGACTCCATAGTCAAAGCCACCGAAGCGGCTAAGAAGTAG
- a CDS encoding ABC transporter ATP-binding protein: MKNVIEVSGLCHRYGSRWIYRGLDVSISPGKVYGLLGKNGVGKTTLIKILMGFLRPSSGRCTVFGEDSHDLKPATRARIGLLFEGHLAYDFMTISQIERFYAPHYPLWDKSRYYDLVDLLGLKPNHRIGDMSCGQRSQVVLGLIMAQQPELLILDDYSMGLDAGYRRLFLDYMSEYLRETGRTVFLTSHVIQDMEGFVDQVIFLERGGAVRSTSIESFKGTFHCYELPKNEGSRVPEPKGPVKNVETHGDRWELFGFAGPKEIETELDAQGVNPSGLTPRNMTLEDAFIGYTGRY, from the coding sequence ATGAAAAACGTAATAGAGGTATCGGGTCTCTGTCATCGCTACGGATCCCGTTGGATATACAGAGGGCTCGATGTATCGATTTCCCCCGGCAAGGTCTACGGACTTCTTGGTAAAAACGGGGTCGGCAAGACCACCCTTATAAAGATCCTCATGGGATTTCTCCGTCCTTCCTCGGGAAGATGTACCGTCTTCGGCGAGGACTCCCACGACCTGAAACCGGCCACCAGGGCCAGGATAGGGCTTCTTTTCGAGGGACATCTGGCCTACGATTTTATGACCATATCCCAGATAGAGAGATTTTACGCACCTCATTATCCTCTATGGGACAAATCGAGATACTACGATCTGGTCGACCTGCTGGGGCTAAAGCCTAATCACAGAATAGGCGATATGTCCTGCGGCCAGAGGTCCCAGGTGGTCCTTGGTCTGATAATGGCCCAGCAACCGGAACTGCTGATATTGGACGACTATTCCATGGGACTCGACGCCGGATATAGAAGGCTTTTTCTGGACTATATGTCCGAATATCTGAGAGAGACGGGACGGACGGTGTTCCTCACGTCCCACGTGATACAGGACATGGAGGGTTTCGTGGACCAGGTGATCTTTCTCGAGAGAGGCGGAGCCGTCAGGTCCACCTCGATAGAATCTTTCAAGGGTACCTTCCACTGTTATGAGCTTCCCAAAAACGAAGGATCTCGAGTACCCGAACCGAAGGGTCCGGTAAAGAACGTCGAGACCCACGGCGACCGATGGGAGCTGTTCGGCTTCGCCGGTCCGAAGGAGATTGAGACGGAGCTCGACGCCCAGGGAGTGAACCCCTCCGGCCTGACTCCCCGAAATATGACACTGGAAGACGCCTTCATAGGCTACACCGGGAGGTATTGA
- a CDS encoding hydroxymethylglutaryl-CoA lyase → MSSPSLPREVVICEVGPRDGLQNESTLLSVENKLALIEGIIDAGAKSIEVGSFVHPKAVPSMADTDEVVKRLRKIDGVEYRGLALNFKGVERACEAGVTKVKVSVSASRTHSRQNSNATPEEVITGFGKCAAFCSDRGRELSGAISTAFGYTDEGIIPLEEIYPIVDAYLDLGIREISMSDTTGMAHPSQVYEYMTDLIRRYPDVTWTVHPHNTRGMALANIYAAMTAGVSHFDASFAGLGGCPFAPGASGNVATEDVVNMLETMGVRTGFDLDKVLAVARKVEEFVGHPGDSSMLRVCR, encoded by the coding sequence ATGTCCTCTCCATCTCTTCCCCGCGAGGTCGTCATCTGCGAGGTAGGCCCCAGGGACGGACTTCAGAACGAGAGCACCCTTCTGTCCGTGGAGAACAAGCTGGCCCTGATAGAGGGAATAATCGACGCCGGGGCCAAGAGCATCGAGGTCGGGTCCTTCGTCCATCCCAAGGCGGTTCCCTCCATGGCCGATACCGACGAGGTAGTCAAAAGGCTCAGGAAGATCGACGGAGTCGAGTACAGAGGTCTGGCCCTCAACTTCAAGGGAGTCGAGAGGGCCTGCGAGGCCGGGGTTACCAAGGTCAAGGTGAGCGTCTCGGCCAGTCGAACCCACTCGAGACAAAACAGCAACGCCACGCCGGAAGAGGTCATAACCGGTTTCGGAAAATGCGCCGCCTTCTGTTCCGACAGAGGGAGGGAGCTCAGCGGAGCCATCTCCACCGCCTTCGGATACACCGACGAGGGGATCATACCTCTGGAGGAGATATACCCCATAGTGGACGCCTATCTGGACCTGGGGATAAGGGAGATATCCATGTCCGACACCACCGGCATGGCCCATCCCAGCCAGGTCTACGAATACATGACCGACCTGATCCGCCGTTATCCCGACGTTACCTGGACGGTCCATCCCCACAACACCAGGGGTATGGCGCTGGCCAATATCTACGCCGCGATGACCGCAGGTGTGTCCCATTTCGACGCATCCTTCGCCGGTCTGGGAGGCTGTCCCTTTGCCCCGGGAGCCTCCGGAAACGTTGCCACCGAGGACGTGGTCAATATGCTGGAGACCATGGGGGTCCGCACCGGTTTCGATCTGGATAAGGTGTTGGCCGTGGCACGGAAGGTGGAGGAATTCGTCGGCCATCCCGGAGACAGCTCCATGCTCAGGGTCTGTCGCTGA
- the aroD gene encoding type I 3-dehydroquinate dehydratase: protein MMVRPLPGKPLKVRNALLGGEVPLVCVPLVGSTGEDVMAEVENLSSINPDIIELRIDAWDVVEDLDSSMDLLRRVRSAVGDLPIILTCRGHWEGGIKEVSESAKDGIYIGAISEKLVELVDKELSYGYEKLSEVKALAENAGIGLIVSYHDFDRTPSLSFIYSQLATQIRFGADVAKVALMPRSEEDVLKVFEATLAVRRDFPDVPLITMSMGALGQVSRLAGGLYGSDLTFAVGSAESAPGQIPVERMHGAFDLLYR from the coding sequence ATGATGGTTCGTCCTCTTCCCGGAAAGCCCTTGAAGGTCCGAAACGCCCTGTTGGGCGGAGAGGTTCCCCTGGTATGCGTCCCCCTGGTCGGCTCGACCGGGGAGGACGTCATGGCGGAGGTGGAGAACCTCTCCTCCATAAATCCGGACATCATAGAGCTGCGAATAGATGCCTGGGACGTGGTCGAGGATCTTGACTCGTCGATGGACCTCCTTCGCAGGGTACGCTCCGCCGTGGGAGATCTTCCCATCATCCTCACCTGTCGCGGACATTGGGAGGGCGGTATCAAGGAGGTGTCCGAGTCGGCCAAGGACGGCATATACATAGGGGCGATCTCGGAGAAGCTTGTCGAGCTGGTGGACAAGGAACTTTCCTACGGCTACGAGAAGCTCTCGGAGGTCAAGGCTCTGGCGGAGAATGCGGGAATAGGGCTTATAGTCTCCTATCACGATTTCGACCGGACCCCCTCTCTCTCCTTCATCTACTCTCAGTTGGCCACCCAGATCCGTTTCGGCGCCGACGTCGCCAAGGTGGCTCTGATGCCGAGATCGGAGGAGGACGTTCTGAAGGTGTTCGAGGCCACCCTGGCGGTCCGCAGGGACTTCCCCGACGTTCCCCTGATAACCATGTCCATGGGAGCTCTGGGACAGGTCAGCCGTCTGGCCGGAGGGCTTTACGGATCGGACCTCACCTTCGCGGTCGGAAGCGCCGAGTCCGCCCCGGGACAGATCCCGGTGGAGCGGATGCACGGGGCCTTCGATCTACTTTATCGTTAG
- a CDS encoding TRAP transporter small permease produces the protein MKIIRWLNDHLEEYVLSGLLVVIASVMMLQVIMRYVFNNSLSWAEEASRYAFIWSALVSIGYSIKERNILRVDTLIEALPKPLRNLMTNLGNLTVVAFFGYLSIAAVPAVQRVMRSSQTSPALKVHMGWIYMAAVVGFLLATFRAIQRFRADIRDSSGKAEL, from the coding sequence GTGAAGATAATTCGATGGCTGAACGATCACCTGGAGGAGTACGTTTTAAGCGGGCTCCTGGTGGTGATCGCCAGCGTCATGATGCTACAGGTGATCATGAGATACGTGTTCAACAACTCGCTTTCCTGGGCGGAGGAGGCCTCCCGTTACGCCTTCATATGGTCTGCCCTCGTAAGCATCGGTTACAGCATCAAAGAGAGAAACATACTGAGGGTCGATACCCTGATAGAGGCCCTTCCCAAACCTCTCAGAAACCTGATGACAAATCTGGGAAATCTGACCGTGGTGGCTTTCTTCGGCTATCTGTCCATAGCTGCCGTGCCGGCGGTCCAGAGGGTTATGAGAAGCAGTCAGACCAGCCCGGCTCTCAAGGTACACATGGGATGGATCTATATGGCCGCCGTAGTGGGATTTCTCCTCGCTACCTTCAGGGCGATCCAGCGTTTCAGGGCCGATATTAGGGATTCGAGCGGAAAGGCGGAGCTTTAG
- a CDS encoding sugar phosphate isomerase/epimerase family protein, with the protein MAHRYSLAQLTVLGWAPPEMIYNAHTLGYDCVGIRSITMGVKGENDYDIYRNREMFDLTRRAMDETGVAINDIELAKIADGVDVRNYEGPFEAAAELGVKNVISSIWTDKKDFYLDQFATLCDLAKQYGITVNLEFVTWASIRTLKETREVLDTVKRDNAGIMVDTLHLYRSRVDPAELDDCPKELFHMAHICDGPAEIPDWDDKESLIHTGRDERYYVGEGAIDIAGVVRRLPDDVVLSIELPHLKREGSWGSMEHAKRCLSTAKDYMVENGIL; encoded by the coding sequence ATGGCACACAGGTATTCTCTGGCTCAGCTTACCGTTCTCGGATGGGCTCCACCCGAGATGATCTACAACGCCCACACCCTGGGCTACGACTGCGTGGGGATAAGATCCATAACCATGGGGGTCAAGGGCGAGAACGACTACGATATCTACAGGAACAGGGAGATGTTCGACCTGACCCGCAGGGCCATGGACGAGACCGGGGTGGCAATAAACGATATCGAGCTGGCCAAGATCGCCGACGGAGTCGACGTCCGGAACTACGAGGGCCCCTTCGAGGCGGCGGCGGAGCTGGGAGTCAAGAACGTCATAAGCAGCATATGGACCGACAAAAAAGACTTCTATCTGGATCAGTTCGCCACTCTGTGCGATCTGGCCAAACAATACGGCATCACGGTGAATTTGGAGTTCGTCACCTGGGCGTCGATCCGCACCCTGAAGGAGACCAGAGAGGTCCTCGACACGGTAAAGAGGGACAACGCTGGAATCATGGTAGACACCCTTCACCTGTACAGGTCCAGGGTGGATCCGGCGGAGCTGGACGACTGTCCTAAGGAGCTCTTCCACATGGCCCATATCTGCGACGGCCCGGCGGAGATCCCCGACTGGGACGACAAGGAAAGCCTGATACACACCGGAAGGGACGAACGCTACTACGTGGGCGAAGGTGCCATCGACATAGCCGGCGTAGTCCGCCGTCTTCCGGACGACGTGGTCCTCTCCATAGAGCTTCCCCATCTGAAGAGAGAGGGAAGCTGGGGATCTATGGAACACGCCAAGCGCTGTCTGTCCACGGCCAAGGATTACATGGTCGAAAACGGAATTCTGTAG
- a CDS encoding TRAP transporter large permease: MILSMILILLGGLLLGIPIAVALGFSTILPSLMDSAFTANVQYVVRCVVSALDSTPMLAIPLFILSGNIMTKGKISERLFNFFAYFIGDFPAGIPMTAIVTCLFYGAISGSGVATTAAVGGMAIPFLTSLGYDKVYSAALIATAGSLGVIIPPSIPFVTYGVVTGVSIGSLFIAGIIPGILIGLSLMVYAYIYAKVHGEDREKISAKVQILRSCGLWVLLKESFWALLAPVIILGGIYGGIVTPTEAAAVSVFYALIVCIFIYKSLTLGSLGEILTDTVKSYAPIVVLLSLAIVFGRVLALLQAPAVLRDFVLTNFAGNKYIFLFALNVILLILGMFMDVGPAIAILAPMMLTSAVALGVSPVHLGIIMVVTLAIGMATPPFGVDLFVAAPLIKEQVMKVGIKAIPFILAFIVALMLITYIPQLSLVLLG; the protein is encoded by the coding sequence ATGATTTTATCCATGATTCTCATCCTTCTGGGTGGTCTTCTCCTGGGTATACCCATTGCGGTGGCTCTCGGTTTCTCCACCATTCTTCCGTCCCTGATGGACTCGGCCTTTACCGCCAACGTACAGTACGTCGTTCGATGTGTGGTCAGCGCTCTCGATAGCACTCCCATGCTTGCCATTCCACTTTTCATACTTTCCGGAAACATAATGACGAAGGGAAAGATCTCCGAGAGGCTGTTCAACTTCTTTGCCTATTTCATCGGGGATTTCCCGGCGGGAATACCAATGACCGCCATAGTCACCTGTCTTTTCTACGGAGCCATATCGGGCTCCGGCGTCGCCACCACTGCGGCGGTGGGCGGGATGGCCATACCGTTTCTTACCTCCCTGGGCTACGACAAGGTCTACAGCGCTGCTCTCATCGCGACGGCCGGGAGTCTCGGGGTCATAATCCCTCCGAGCATCCCTTTCGTCACCTACGGGGTCGTTACCGGCGTCTCCATCGGCAGTCTCTTCATAGCCGGGATAATTCCCGGCATACTGATAGGCCTGAGCCTCATGGTATATGCCTACATCTACGCCAAGGTTCACGGAGAGGACAGGGAGAAGATATCCGCAAAGGTCCAAATCCTCAGATCCTGCGGTCTCTGGGTGCTCCTGAAGGAGAGTTTCTGGGCCCTTCTGGCTCCGGTCATCATCCTGGGCGGCATCTACGGAGGCATCGTCACCCCGACTGAGGCGGCGGCTGTATCGGTGTTCTATGCCCTTATCGTCTGCATCTTCATCTATAAGAGTCTGACCTTAGGTTCTTTGGGGGAGATATTGACCGACACGGTCAAGTCCTACGCTCCGATAGTGGTCCTTCTTTCTCTGGCGATAGTATTCGGCCGTGTATTGGCCCTCTTACAGGCCCCCGCGGTGTTGAGGGACTTCGTTCTGACCAACTTTGCCGGAAACAAGTACATCTTCCTCTTCGCGCTCAACGTGATATTGCTCATCCTGGGCATGTTCATGGATGTCGGACCGGCCATAGCCATACTGGCACCCATGATGCTCACCTCCGCCGTCGCATTGGGCGTCAGTCCGGTACACCTGGGCATCATCATGGTGGTCACCCTGGCGATAGGCATGGCGACTCCGCCGTTCGGGGTCGATCTCTTCGTGGCGGCTCCTCTTATAAAGGAACAGGTCATGAAGGTCGGTATAAAGGCCATACCGTTCATACTGGCCTTCATAGTAGCCCTTATGTTGATAACCTACATTCCTCAGCTCAGTCTGGTTCTGCTCGGGTGA
- a CDS encoding shikimate dehydrogenase, whose translation MSGPIGPDTDSLNGISEKLFRREGSIIMLKEKTFWADTEFFGLLGSPVRKSLSPAMHNSNFKSLGMNAVYTPYEVTAEELPKVVPALAAMRFKGLNVTMPLKQEIIKYLDELDEIASLCNAVNTVYWKDGKLCGSNTDGIGFVHGLKEQGRYDPTGKHCLLFGAGGAARGVAFALCAAGISSITLWGRASGYEKIQKLASDLNSYRAGVCKVQSTEAGDIPNLLKENELVINGTSVGMAPNTDATVFDTSYLESRHMVCDLVYVPHDTKMLREAEARGARTLMGYWMTIWQGAEAFRRWTGGKEPDVEIMTKTMLEHLTRKEG comes from the coding sequence GTGTCCGGTCCGATCGGTCCGGACACCGACTCTTTGAACGGAATATCCGAAAAGCTCTTTCGAAGGGAAGGATCGATCATCATGCTTAAGGAAAAGACTTTCTGGGCCGACACGGAGTTCTTCGGCCTTCTTGGCAGTCCGGTCAGAAAATCTCTGTCACCGGCCATGCACAACTCCAACTTCAAATCCCTGGGGATGAACGCGGTGTACACCCCCTACGAGGTGACGGCGGAGGAACTTCCCAAGGTGGTTCCGGCACTGGCAGCCATGCGCTTCAAGGGACTCAACGTCACCATGCCCCTCAAGCAGGAGATAATAAAATACCTGGACGAGCTGGACGAGATAGCCTCTCTCTGCAACGCCGTCAACACCGTCTACTGGAAGGACGGCAAGCTATGCGGATCCAATACGGATGGAATAGGATTCGTCCATGGGCTTAAGGAGCAGGGGCGATACGATCCCACCGGCAAACACTGCCTTCTCTTCGGAGCCGGTGGAGCCGCCAGAGGAGTTGCCTTCGCCCTTTGCGCCGCCGGGATCAGCTCCATAACCCTCTGGGGAAGGGCGTCGGGATACGAGAAAATCCAGAAGCTTGCCAGCGACCTCAACTCCTATCGGGCCGGAGTTTGCAAGGTGCAGTCCACCGAGGCGGGGGACATACCGAACCTTCTCAAGGAAAACGAGCTGGTCATAAACGGAACGTCCGTCGGAATGGCACCCAACACCGACGCCACGGTCTTCGATACCTCCTATCTGGAGAGCCGTCACATGGTGTGCGATCTCGTCTACGTTCCTCACGATACAAAGATGCTCCGCGAAGCCGAGGCCAGAGGTGCCAGGACCCTGATGGGATACTGGATGACCATCTGGCAGGGCGCGGAGGCCTTCCGCCGCTGGACCGGTGGAAAGGAGCCCGACGTGGAGATCATGACCAAGACCATGCTGGAGCACCTGACCAGAAAAGAGGGATAG
- a CDS encoding aldehyde dehydrogenase family protein, whose translation MASKEITPEQLEVLEKLVEKARRVQGIIENYDQERVDRMCRAVAWAAGNPENFDRLGKMGVEESGAGDWNGRYGKRHKILGVLRDALRQKSVGMVEFNPEKGLARYAKPAGLIVSLIPMTNPELTPIVTAIYALKARDVVIFSPHPRTKKTTFEVVRLMREALKAIGEPEDFLQCVESPNMAMVNKIMTMGDLIMATGGPAMTKAAHSSGKPAYCSGAGNATMIFDETTDVEIAARNTRISKTSDFGSGCSADGNLVIYGGIYDAMVEALKNEGGYLATDDQREMLKKAMWDEEGHRIVATVAVAPQKLAKAAGFEIPEDRKFIMVVGDGIGKEYKFSGEKLTTLLTLHRYEGEFENALKMMDEIYKVGGRGHSCGIYSHDDDHIDRLALRAPVTRIMVRQPQSKANAGSAENGMPMTSSMGCGVWGGNMVSENISLKHYMQSTWVARPIVKDQPDEAILFGEFFDPSKKKPQ comes from the coding sequence ATGGCTAGTAAAGAGATAACTCCGGAACAGCTCGAGGTGCTGGAGAAACTTGTAGAGAAGGCCCGCCGGGTTCAGGGAATCATAGAGAACTACGATCAGGAGAGGGTCGACCGCATGTGCCGCGCCGTCGCCTGGGCTGCGGGAAATCCGGAGAACTTCGACAGACTCGGCAAGATGGGAGTCGAGGAGAGCGGAGCGGGAGACTGGAACGGACGTTACGGCAAGAGACACAAGATCCTGGGAGTTCTAAGGGACGCACTGAGACAGAAGAGCGTCGGAATGGTGGAGTTCAATCCCGAGAAGGGGCTGGCCCGCTACGCCAAACCGGCGGGGCTGATAGTTTCCCTCATCCCCATGACGAACCCGGAGCTCACCCCCATAGTCACCGCCATATACGCCCTGAAGGCCAGGGACGTGGTCATATTCTCGCCCCACCCCAGGACCAAGAAGACCACCTTCGAGGTCGTTCGTCTTATGAGAGAGGCCCTCAAGGCCATAGGCGAACCGGAGGACTTCCTCCAGTGCGTCGAGTCCCCCAACATGGCCATGGTGAACAAGATCATGACCATGGGGGACCTGATAATGGCCACGGGAGGCCCCGCCATGACCAAGGCGGCCCACAGTTCGGGCAAGCCCGCCTACTGTTCCGGCGCCGGAAACGCCACCATGATCTTCGACGAGACCACCGACGTCGAGATCGCAGCCAGAAACACCAGGATCAGCAAGACATCCGATTTCGGCTCCGGATGTTCCGCCGACGGAAACCTGGTTATCTACGGCGGGATATACGACGCCATGGTTGAGGCCCTGAAGAACGAGGGCGGCTATCTGGCCACCGACGATCAGAGGGAGATGCTGAAGAAGGCCATGTGGGACGAGGAGGGGCACCGCATAGTCGCGACCGTCGCCGTGGCTCCTCAGAAGCTGGCCAAGGCCGCCGGTTTCGAGATCCCGGAGGACCGCAAGTTCATAATGGTCGTCGGCGACGGGATCGGCAAGGAGTACAAGTTCTCCGGGGAGAAGCTTACCACCCTGCTGACACTGCATCGTTACGAAGGCGAGTTCGAGAACGCCCTGAAGATGATGGACGAGATCTACAAGGTCGGAGGCAGAGGCCACTCCTGCGGGATCTACAGCCACGACGACGACCATATCGACCGTCTTGCACTGAGGGCTCCCGTCACCCGCATAATGGTCCGTCAGCCCCAGTCCAAGGCCAACGCCGGCAGCGCCGAGAACGGAATGCCCATGACATCCAGCATGGGATGCGGCGTATGGGGCGGTAACATGGTGTCGGAGAACATCTCACTGAAACACTATATGCAGAGCACCTGGGTGGCCCGTCCCATAGTGAAGGACCAGCCCGACGAGGCGATACTCTTCGGGGAGTTCTTCGATCCCTCTAAAAAGAAACCGCAGTAG
- a CDS encoding DUF4857 domain-containing protein, with translation MRRISAASLILLIISVSSIYLPMGYRKLFIPDTEKTHLLFSPVTKEFVYREQLIGDIPEEVRSKADDHHSEIAYGDQKGSYYGRLEFERMLPFIYSKNMDMLGFLPIEIDGRSFDIEEIKRGRQVMEMTPEKLREHSTRPSVWPLLETDSGQARLVLPDDVFRMTDDRMEFVNADSNQVDRKLTEKFTRALSKEGFSFPARSVNSRATVLKPFDDGVFIVDHDYDVFHIKRVKGEPFVRKTPIDRDIKTRYVLVSENLRKVYHGLLIGQDGRAWLLGFDDYETIPLPLEGYDPNEMDLKILTDPLYVTATWSDETTIHGLAMDRSYRPVASFDHTMSRAADTRAKKIYRALFPFSLDLGHRRRGNMEISFRLGDRTAVVGIVAALTALLTVGSSIRKRRPKPYEIALIALTGLYGLIAVFLVDPER, from the coding sequence ATGAGAAGGATATCCGCCGCGTCCCTGATCCTCCTCATAATCTCGGTCTCGTCCATATATCTTCCCATGGGGTACAGAAAGCTCTTCATACCGGATACGGAGAAGACCCATCTGCTCTTCAGCCCCGTGACTAAAGAATTCGTCTATCGAGAGCAGCTGATAGGGGATATACCGGAGGAGGTGAGGTCTAAAGCGGACGATCATCATTCGGAGATCGCCTACGGAGACCAAAAGGGCAGCTACTACGGCAGGCTCGAGTTCGAGAGGATGCTGCCTTTCATCTATTCGAAGAACATGGATATGCTGGGCTTTCTGCCGATAGAGATAGACGGCCGATCCTTCGACATCGAGGAGATAAAGAGGGGCAGACAGGTAATGGAGATGACCCCGGAGAAACTTCGGGAACACAGCACCAGGCCGTCGGTATGGCCCCTTCTGGAGACCGACTCGGGACAGGCGAGACTGGTCCTTCCCGACGACGTCTTCAGGATGACCGACGACAGGATGGAGTTCGTCAACGCCGACAGCAACCAGGTGGACCGGAAGCTTACGGAGAAATTCACCCGGGCACTATCGAAGGAGGGATTCTCCTTCCCCGCCCGTTCCGTAAATTCCAGGGCAACGGTGCTGAAGCCATTCGACGACGGCGTGTTCATAGTGGACCACGACTACGACGTGTTTCACATCAAGAGGGTGAAGGGGGAGCCTTTCGTCAGAAAAACCCCTATCGACCGGGACATAAAGACGAGGTACGTTCTCGTCTCGGAAAACCTGAGGAAGGTATATCACGGCCTCCTCATAGGGCAAGACGGCCGAGCCTGGCTGCTGGGATTCGACGATTACGAGACCATCCCCCTTCCGCTAGAGGGCTACGACCCAAACGAGATGGACCTGAAGATACTGACCGACCCTCTTTACGTGACCGCCACCTGGTCCGACGAGACGACCATACACGGCCTGGCGATGGATCGCTCCTATCGGCCCGTGGCTTCCTTCGACCATACCATGTCCAGGGCAGCGGACACGAGGGCGAAGAAGATCTACAGAGCCCTCTTTCCCTTTTCCCTAGACCTCGGACACAGACGAAGAGGAAATATGGAGATATCCTTCCGACTTGGAGACAGGACTGCCGTCGTAGGGATTGTCGCAGCTCTGACGGCACTCCTTACCGTCGGTTCGTCGATCCGGAAGAGACGTCCCAAGCCCTACGAGATCGCATTGATCGCCCTGACCGGCCTATACGGCCTTATAGCGGTCTTTCTGGTGGACCCGGAGAGATAG